Proteins encoded by one window of Marispirochaeta aestuarii:
- a CDS encoding cobalamin-dependent protein (Presence of a B(12) (cobalamin)-binding domain implies dependence on cobalamin itself, in one of its several forms, or in some unusual lineages, dependence on a cobalamin-like analog.): protein MEQQFGQWLRYYRKKNRMSQKQVAQVLGVGQTTIANYENNSRFPDQQKLVALAELFDASLDRILGVRANTDAIPDSERRDPEKPLSPKEMISSILGGRDLEAWEKVERSVKSGVPMKEIYLRSLEPLLIMTGELWAEGSISVAEEHIISHAVEGFMERLRTCYPGVPPSDKLCICATVPGESHSIGIRMLRDLLEQAGWRAFFLGDKVPTDQLISLLLSARPDLLAFSATLSENRDSGELLIHRLRREAPLARIPVILGGRAFEEGREGLKDLSACKVAGSLAEGLLIAEELVQYKVYSP, encoded by the coding sequence GCTGCGGTACTACCGCAAAAAAAACAGAATGAGTCAGAAGCAGGTTGCCCAGGTATTGGGAGTAGGACAGACAACCATAGCCAACTATGAAAATAACAGCCGTTTTCCGGACCAGCAGAAACTCGTGGCCCTGGCGGAGCTCTTCGACGCATCCCTGGACAGGATACTGGGAGTCCGGGCAAACACAGATGCCATCCCGGATTCTGAAAGACGAGATCCAGAAAAGCCCCTCTCCCCAAAGGAGATGATCAGCTCAATCCTGGGAGGCAGGGATCTGGAAGCCTGGGAAAAGGTGGAGCGGTCAGTTAAATCCGGTGTCCCCATGAAGGAAATCTATCTCCGCAGTCTGGAACCTCTCCTGATCATGACAGGGGAACTCTGGGCCGAAGGCAGTATTTCAGTAGCGGAGGAGCATATAATCAGCCACGCCGTGGAAGGATTCATGGAGCGTCTGCGGACCTGTTACCCCGGGGTTCCGCCATCGGACAAACTGTGCATCTGTGCCACCGTTCCGGGAGAGAGTCACAGCATCGGAATCAGGATGCTCCGGGACCTGCTGGAGCAGGCCGGCTGGCGGGCATTTTTTCTGGGAGACAAGGTCCCGACGGACCAGTTGATATCCCTTCTTCTCTCCGCACGGCCTGATCTGCTGGCATTCTCCGCCACCCTCAGCGAAAACAGGGACTCCGGGGAACTGCTGATCCACAGGCTGCGCCGGGAAGCACCGCTTGCCCGTATTCCGGTTATTCTGGGAGGAAGGGCTTTTGAGGAAGGTCGGGAGGGTCTTAAAGACCTGTCCGCCTGTAAAGTTGCAGGCTCCCTGG